CAAGGGCGTCTACCTGCCGCTGTTCGGCGACGCGAAGGCCGACGGCCAGGCCCAGGAAATCATGAAGGACACCTTCCCGGGCCGCGAGATCGTGCCGATCCAGATCGACACCATCGCCTCCGGCGGCGGCGGCATCCACTGCTCGACCCACGACCAGCCGGCGGGCTGATGCTCCCTCGCTTTTCCCTCCTTTCCCTCCCTCACCTCCCCCGACAGGAGAACCACGTGGGACCCACCTGGGAGTCGCCGTGCAGCTGACACCCACAGAGCGCGACCGACTGCTGATCTTCACCGCCGCCGAGCTGGCCCGGGCCCGCCGGGCCCGGGGCCTGCGGCTCAATGTGCCGGAGGCCACCGCGCTGATCGCCGACACCGTCTGCGAGGCGGCCCGGGACGGGGTGCGCCTGGCCGAGGCGATCGAGCGGGCGCGATCGGTGCTCGGTGCCGAGGACGTGCTGCCCGGTGTACCGGACCTGGTGACCGAGGTCTACGTCGAGGCGGTGTTCGAGGACGGGACCCGGCTCGCCGTGGTCGGCGACCCGTTCCACGGCGCCGGCACGCTCGGCGAGGCCGCGCCGGGCGCGGTGCTCACGGACGGTGCGGACGGCCACCTCCCCGAGCCGGTGCGAACGTTGACGGTGCGCAACACCGCGAGCGTGCCGGTGAGCGTGACCTCGCACTTCCACTTCTTCGAGGCCAATCCGCGCCTCGACTTCGACCGTGCCGCCGCCTACGGCATGCGGCTGGCGGCCCCGGCCGGGTCCGCCACGCGCTTCGATCCCGGTGCCGCCAGCGAGGTCGGCCTGGTGCCGATCGGCGGCGCCCGGATCGCGATCGGTTTCGCCGGCCTGGTGGACGGGCCGCTGGACGCCCCCGGCGCCAAGCGCGAGGCACTGCGCCGGGCCGCCGCCTGCGGCTACCTGGGCGCCATCGCCGCCCCGGACTCCACCGACCTGGACACCATCGCTGCCCCGGACACCACCGACCCGGACACCACCAACCCGGACCCCATCCCGCCGCACACCGCCGCCGACGATGACCGGGAGGACGCGTCGTGAGCAGCAGCATCGAACCGCAGGAGTACGCCGCGGTGCACGGCCCGCGCGCAGGCGACCGGATCCGCCTGGGCGACAGCGGACTGGTGGTCCGGGTCGAGTCGGATTCGCAGCAGCCCGGGGAGGAGTTCCTGGTCGGCTTCGGCAAAACCGCCCGGGACGGGCTGCACCTGAAGGCCGCCGCCGTGCGCGACACCTGCGACCTGGTGATCAGCAACGTGGTGGTGATCGACGCGGTCCAGGGCATCCGGAAGACCTCGATCGGCATCCGGGAGGGGCGGATCGTCTCGATCGGCCGGGCCGGCAATCCGGACACCCTCGACGGTGTGGATGTCGTGGTCGGCACCGGGACGACGATCGTGCCGGGCGAGGGCCTGATCGCGATGGCCGGCGCCATCGACACCCATGTGCACCTGCTCTCGCCGCGGATCATGGAGGCCTCGCTCGCCTCCGGCGTCACCACGATCATCGGCCAGGAGACCGGTCCGGCCTGGGGCGTGGGCGTCAACTCGCCCTGGGCGCTGCGGCACGCGTTCAACGCCTTCGACGCCTGGCCGGTCAACATCGGCTTCCTCGGCCGCGGCTCCTCCTCCGACCCGGCCCCGCTGGTCGAGGCCCTGGTCGAGGGCGGCGCCAGCGGCTTCAAGGTGCACGAGGACATGGGCGCCCACACCCGCGCGCTGGACACCGCGCTGCGGGTCGCCGAGGAGCACGACGTGCAGGTCGCCCTGCACACCGACGGCCTCAACGAGTGCCTCTCCGTCGAGGACACCCTCGCCGTGCTGGAGGGCCGCACCATCCACGCCTTCCACATCGAGGGCTGCGGCGGCGGCCACGTGCCCAACGTGCTCAAGATGGCCGGCGTCGCCAACGTGATCGGCTCCTCCACCAACCCCACCCTCCCGTTCGGCCGGGACGCGGTCGCGGAGCACTACGGGATGATCGTCTCGGTGCACGCGCTGAAGACCGATCTGCCCGGCGACGCCGCGATGGCCCGCGACCGGATCCGGGCCGGCACCATGGGCGCCGAGGACGTGCTGCATGACCTCGGGGTCATCGGCATCACCTCCTCCGACGCCCAGGGCATGGGCCGGGCGGGCGAGACGGTGCGCCGCACCTTCGCGGTGGCGGGCAAGATGAAGGCCGAGCTCGGTCCGCTGACGGGCGACGGGCCCGCGGACGACAACGAGCGGGTGCTGCGCTACGTCGCCAAGCTCACCATCAACCCGGCCATCGCGCACGGCCTTTCGCACGAGGTCGGCTCGATCGAGATCGGCAAGCTGGCCGACATCGTGCTCTGGCGGCCGGCCTCGTTCGGTGCCAAGCCGCAGATGGTGCTCAAGGCGGGCTTCCCCGCCTACGGCGTCACCGGCGACCCGAACGCCGCGACCGACAACTGCCAGCCGCTGGTGTTCGGTCCGCTCTTCGGCGGCCACGGTGCGACGCCGGCCGACCTCTCGGTGGCGTTCGTCAGCCGGGCGGCGGCCGAGTCCGGCTCCGCCGGCCGGGCGTACGACACCATGACCACCCGTCGCCGACGGGTCGCCGTGCGGGGCACCCGGGGGATCGGGCCGCGCTCGATGGTCCGCAACGCCCAGATCGGCCAGGTGGACGTGGACAACCGCACCGGGACCGTCTCGCTGGACGGCGAGGTGCTGCGCTCGGAGCCCGCGGACCGGGTGCCGCTCTCCAGGCTGTACTTCCTCTGAGAGCTCCGCTCCCCCTGACGCCGCGTCACTTCACCACCTGACAGCGCGCCAGAAGCCGGTCGACCGGGTGGCCCGCCAACGCGGGCCACCCGGTCGACCGACGTGCGCTGGTCAACGCGCGCCGGTCAACGTGCGCCGGCCACCGTGCGCGATCACCGTCCGTCGAGCTCCGCGTCGATGGCCTCACTGACCAGCCGTCGGGCGTGTTCGAGGGAGAGCGAGCCGCTGAGCCAGCGCACGCTGAAGCCCTCGATCAGCGCGGTCAGCCGCTCGGCGGCGGCCGCGTGCGCGGGTGCGGTGCGGGCGGGCTGGGCGCGCGCCAGCAGTTCGGCGATCTCCAGCACCCAGGTGTGGGTGGCCCGGGAGAGGTCCTCGCGCAGCCCGGCCTCGAAGACCGCGCTCGCTCTCAACTCGCCCCAGGCGGTGCTGTTCTCGCGCACCTCCGGGGTGTCCTGGAGCTCCAGCAGCAGCACCTGCTCCAGTTCGCCGCGCGGGTCGTCCGGGCGCTGTTCGGGTGGCCGCTCGGCGGTGTAGCGGTCGGCCCGGTCGCTGATGAACTCCAGCGTGCGGCGCAGGATCCCGGCGCGGTCGGTGAAGTGGTAGTAGATCAGCGAGGTGGACACGCCGGCTTCCGCCGCCAGTTCCCCGACCCGCAGCCCCCGCACGCCCCGGCGCGCGATGACGCGGGTCGCGGCCATGACTATCTCTGTTCGACGGTCTGACACGAGCGCTCACTCTACCCGTCACAAGCTCGCCACACAGCCATTTCCTGACCAGATTATCAGTCACAACTTCCCAGGCTGACGGCCTTTCAGGTCGCCCCTGACGCCACGGTCCGGTCTCGATGGCAGCTGGTCGCCTCAGATGTATTGACTGAATTTTCAGTTGGGGGAAGGATGCGGGGCACACCCCACCTCCCCTCCCCCGTTTCGGGACCCACCAGGGAGCATCGATGGACACCTCGATCCACACCCCCACCCCCACCCCCTCCCGCCGCCGGCTGCTGCAGTTCGGCGCGACCGCCCTCCCCCTGCTGGCCCTGGGCGCCGCCCTGCCCGGCACCGCCAGCGCGGCGAGCCCCACCGACGCCAGCAGCGCCGATAGCACCAGCACCGGCACCAGCGCCACCACCACCGCCGCCAACGCCACCCCGGCCGGTACCCCCACCCTGCGGATGCCGGCGGAGACCGACCGCCACGACCGGACCTTCATGGCCTGGCCCGCGCTCTCCTCGATCTGGGGCAACCAGCTCTCGGGCGTGCGCAACGACGTCGCCAACGTCGCCTACCAGATCTCCCGCTACGAACCGGTGGTGCTGGTCGCCCGTCCCGAGCAGGTGGCCGACGCGCAGTACGCCTGCGGCTCCGGCGCCTACTACCCGATCACCGTGCTCCCGATCGCCAACGACGACCTGTGGATCCGTGACTTCGGCCCGACCTTCGTGGTCGGCCCGGGCGCGATCGCCGGCGTGGACACCAACTTCAACGGCTGGGGCAAGACCGGCACTTCCTACTACCAGCCGTTCGCCGAGGACGCCGCGGTCGCCGCCACCCTGCTCGCCCAGTACGGGGTGAACCGGATCCAGGCCCCGTTCACCGGCGAGGGCGGCGCGTTGGAGACCGACGGCCAGGGCACCCTGCTGGCCACCGTCAGCTCGCTGGTCAACCCCAACCGCAACCCTGGCATGACGCAGGACCAGGTCGAGCAGGCGCTGAAGAGCGCCCTCGGGCAGGACAAGGTGATCTGGCTCGCCGGACTGGCCGGCCAGGACATCACCGACGACCACGTGGACTGCCTGGCCCGCTTCACCAGCCCCGGCCGGGTGATCCTCGACAAGCCGGGCCCGGGCACCGAGGCCCTGTGGGTCAACGTCTACAACCAGGCCAAGCAGGTGCTGCAGTCCGCCACCGACGCGCAGGGCCGCGCGCTGACCGTGATCGAACTCCCCGGCCCGGACCGCTCGTTGATCCGCGGCACCGGCAAGGACTTCCTGTCCAGCTACACCAACTTCTACACCGCCAACGGCGCCGTCTTCGTGCCGCAGTTCGGCGACAGCGCCGCGGACGCCACCGCCTACTCGATCCTCCAGGCCGAGTTCCCCGGCCGGGACATCGTCCAGCTGAACATCGACAACATCGCCTCCGGCGGCGGCGGCATCCACTGCTCGACCCAGTCGCAGCCCAGCGTGCCCCCGGCCGTCTGAGCGCCCCACAGACCCACAACAACCACCGCAGGGAGAGAACCACCGTGAGTTTCCGCATGCCCGCCGAGTGGACCGAGCACCAGGGCTGCCTGATGGCCTGGCCGGTCCGACCCGACCTGTGGGAAGGCGTGCTCGCCGAGACCAAGCAGGAGTACGCCGAGGTCGCCCGCGCCATCGCCCAGTTCGAACCGGTCACCATGGTCGCCCCGCCCGGTCACGGCGCCGAGGCCCAGGAGCTGTGCGGCGACGGGGTCACCGTGCTGGAGCTGCCGACCGACGACTCCTGGTTCCGCGACTCCGCGCCGATCTTCGTGCTCGACCAGGACGGCCGCCGGGCCGGCGTGGACTTCCGCTTCAACGCCTGGGGCCGCAAGCACCACCCCTTCGACGCCGACGACCGGATCAGCGCCCTGCTGCTGGAGCAGCTCGGCGACCCGGCGATCCGCTCCGAGATGATCCTCGAAGGCGGCGCGATCACGGTGGACGGCGAGGGCACCCTGATCACCACCGAGCAGTGCCTGCTCCACCCCAACCGCAACCCGGACCTGACCCGGGAGCAGATCGAGGCGGAGCTGAAGGACCGACTGGGCGTCAGCAAGGTGATCTGGCTGCCGTACGGCGGCCTGCTGGACGCCGAGACCGACGGCCACGTGGACGGGGTCTGCGCGTTCGTCGGCCCGGCCAAGGTCGTGGTGCAGCTCCCCGCCGACCCGAACCACCCGGACTACGTCCGGATGCGCGCCAACCGCGCCGTGCTGGAGCACTCCACCGACGCCAAGGGGCGCCCCTTCGAGATCGTCGACCTCCCGCAGGCCGCCTTCGTCGAGGTGGCCGGGCACGAGGTCGAGGTCGGCTACCTGAACTTCTACCTCGCCAACGGCGGGGTCGTCGTCCCGGTCGCGGACCACCCGGAGGACCGGGGCGCCCTCGACGTGATCGCCGCGGCCTGTCCCGGGCGCAAGGTGGTGGGCGTGCGGGCCCGCCTGCTGGCCCACGGCGGCGGCGGCATCCACTGCATCACCCAGCAGATCCCCGCCACCACCGGCACCACCAGCACCACCAGCACCGCCGCCGCCACCGAGCAGTCCCCCGCCCCCGGCGCCTGACCCACCCTCACCTGCCAAGGATCCGCCGATGACCCTCACCCCACGCCGCCCCGCCCGGGGCGGAAGAGCCGTCAGCCTGGCCCTCGCGTCGCTCAGCGCGTTCGCGCTGGTGACCGCCTGCGCCGGCCCGCCCCGGCAGAGCGGTGACCAACTGCCCTTCAAGCTCTCCGCCGGCACCCCCGCCGCGAAGGGCGAGATCGACTCGTTCAGCTGGGCCACCTACGCCGAGCCGCCGACCCTGGACTACATCCAGGCGTTCGACTACCCGCAGAACACCATCCTCTCCAACGTCTGCGAAAGCCTGATGCGGTGGACCCCGCAGCTGACCGAGCAGCCGGGGCTGGCCGAGCAGGCCACCAACCCGGACCCGAACACCTGGGTCTTCGACCTGCGGCCGAACGTGCGGTTCCACGACGGCGGCACGATGACCGCCGACGACGTGGTCTTCAGCCTGAACCGGCAGATGGACCCGAACAACAGCTCCGCCTGGGCCAGCGTCTTCCAGAACGTCGACTCGATCACCAAGACCGGCCCGCTCCAGGTGACCGTCAAGCTCAAGTCGCCGGACTCGCAGTTCCTCCAGTACATGGCGACCACGGCCGGAGTGGTCGCGAGCGCCCAGGGCGTGCAGGCGGCCGGCAAGGACTACGGCACCACCGGCAGCCTGGACTGCACCGGCCCGTTCAAGCTGGGCACCTGGACCAAGGGGCAGTCCCTGAACCTGGACCGGTTCGACGGCTACTGGGGCACCAAGGCGAAGGCCAAGCAGGTCGTCTTCAAGTTCCTCACCGACTCCTCGGCCCGCACCAACGCGCTGCTCACCGGCGACGTCGACGGCGGTTACCTGATCCCCTCGGAGAGCTACGCCCACCTGCGCAACACCAGCGCCGGCACGCTCTACTTCGGCGAGGGCCTGAGCACCGTCAACGTCAACATCACCAACATGCAGGGGGCGCTCGGCGACGTCCGGGTCCGCAAGGCGCTCTCGCTGGCGCTGGACCGCTCCGGCTTCGTCAACACCGGCCTGGGCGGGGCCGGCACGGTGACCACCTCGCTGACCGCGAAGGCCGCCTGGAGCGCCGACCCGAACGCGCAGGCCGCCGCCTTCAACGGCCTGCCGCCGACCGCCGCGGACATCGCGCAGGCCACCCAGCTGGTCAAGGACGCCGGCGCCACCGGCAAGACGCTGACCATGGCGACCAGCTCGATCGGCCAGGACGTCTCGCTGCTGGCCACCGCCGTGCAGTCGGCCGGCGCCCGGATCGGGCTGAACATCCAGCTGAAGACGATCGCCCCGAACGCCTTCACCGCGCTCTTCACCGACCCCAAGGCGCGGGACGGGATCGACATGTTCCCGGAGACCTACTACCTGTCCATCACCGACCCGATGGACCTGCTCACCAACTTCCAGACCGGCTCCTACCAGAACTACTCCGGCTACAGCGACAAGTCCTACGACGACCTGGCCAAGCAGGCCATCGGGACCTACGACCCGGCCCAGCGGCTGTCCCTGGAAGCCCAGTTGAACCAGAAGGCGGCCGACCAGGTGCTCTGGATCCCGGTCGCCGAGTGGCCCACCTCGCTCTTCCTGAACAAGCGGATCACCGGCGCCCCGACGACCATCTCCTACCTCTACTACCCGTGGGCGGCCGACGTGGGGGCCGCGCAGTGAGCTTCCTGAGGTTCGCCCTCCGGCGGCTGCTGGAGATGGCCGTCACCCTGCTCGGCGCCTCCTTCGTCATCTTCGGTGCGATGTACCTGGCGCCGGGCGACCCGGCGAGTTTCCTCCTGTCCGGGCGGTCGGCCTCGCCGGCCGCCCTGGCGGCGATCAACGCGCAGTACCACCTGAACGACCCGTTCGCGGTGCGCTACTTCCGCTGGCTCGGCCAGATCGCGCACGGCGACTTCGGCCGCTCGATCGAGTACCGCACCGACGTCTCCCGGCTGCTCGCCGACCGGCTGCCCAGCACGCTGACCCTGGTCGCCATGTCGCTGCTGCTGGTGCTGGCCATCGGCCTGCTGCTCGGCTGGGTCGGCGCGGTGCGCGGCGGCGCGACCGACTCGACCATCCTGGTCACCACCACGGTGGCGGTCGGCACCCCGTCCTTCGTCGCGGCGGTGCTGCTCCAGGGCCTGTTCGCGGTCCGGCTGGGCTGGTTCCCGACCGGCGGCACCGGCCAGGGCTTCGCCGACACCGTCTGGCACCTCACCCTGCCGGCCGTGGCGCTGGCCCTCTACCTGATCGGCATGCTAGCCCGGGTCACCCGGGCGGCGATGCTGGAGCAGCTGGCGGGCGAGCACGTCGCGGTGGCCCGCAGCCGCGGGGTGCCGGAGCGTCAGGTGATCTGGCGTCACGTCTTCCGCAACGCGCTCGGCACCGTGCTCACCACCGCCGGCCTGATCGTCTCCACCCTGCTGATCTGCACCGTGCTGGTGGAGTCCGCGTTCAGCATCGGCGGCATCGGCCAGCTCCTCGAACTGGCCACCACCACCAAGGACTTCCCCACCGTGCAGGCCATCTCCCTGCTGATCGTCGCACTCTTCATGGTGGTGAACCTGGTGGTCGATCTGCTCCACCCGCTGGTCGATCCCCGGATCACCCTGAACGACCGGAGGTCGGCCGGATGACCCTGGCCCTCACCCGCCGCCGCGGCCTCGGCAGGCTGCGCACCGCCCGGCAGCCGCTCTACCTGGTCTGCCTCGGCTTCGTGGTGCTGGTGGTGCTGGCCGCGCTGCTGGCCCCCTGGCTGGCACCGAGCGACCCGAACGCGGTCGACCTCGGCAACGCGCTGGCCGGTCCCACCGGCGGCCACCCGCTCGGCGTGGACGCCTCCGGGCGGGACACCCTCTCGCGGCTGCTGCTCGGCGCCCGCACCTCACTGCTCGGCCCGCTCGGCGTGGTGGTCTTCTCCACCGTGGCCGGGCTCGCCGTCGGGGTGGCGGCCGGCTGGCGCGGCGGTTGGCTGGACTCGGTGCTCTCCCGGGCCACCGAGCTGGTCTTCGCCTTCCCCGGGATGCTGCTGGCGATCCTGGTCGTCTCGATCTACGGCGAGGGCCTGCTCGCCCCGGTGCTCGCCCTCGCGCTGGCCTACCTGCCGTACGTGGCGCGGCTGGCCCGCGCGCTGGTGCTCGCCGAGCGCGAGCGCCCCTACGTCGCCGCCTACCGGGTGCAGGGCCACTCGGTCTGGCAGATCTGCCTGCGGCACGTGATCCCCAACATCGCCCCGGTGGTGCTCGCCCAGTCCACCATCAACTTCGGCTACGCCCTGATCGACCTCGCCGGCCTGTCGTTCCTCGGGGTCGGGGTGCCCGCGCTCACCCCCGACTGGGGGCGGATGGTCTTCGACGGCCAGACCGCGATCCAGCGCGGCTACCCGCTCTCCGCGGTGCTGCCGTGCCTGGCGATCGTGCTGACCGTGGTCGCGTTCAACGTGGTCGGCGAGCGCTGGGCCGACCAGGTCGCCAGGAGGGATGACCGATGACCCCCACCCTCGACACCCGCACGGTCGAGGACCGCGGCTCCCGGGCCCGCACCCTCGACGTCCACGGGCTGCGGCTGCGCCTGCCCGGCACCGCCCGGCCGGTGCTGGACGGGGTCGACCTGCACGTCGGGCCCGGCGAGACCGTCGCCCTGGTCGGCGAGTCGGGCTCCGGCAAGACCCTCACCTCGCGCGCCGTGCTGCGGCTGCTGCCCAGCGGCGCCGTGGCCGAGGGCGAGGTGGCGGTGGCCGGCGAGGACGTGCTGACGATGGATCAGCAACGCCTGCGCCTGCTGCGGGCCGGCCAGGTCGCCATGGTGTTCCAGGATCCGCGGGCCGCCGTCAACCCGCTGCGCAAGGTCGGCGACTTCCTCACCGAGTCGCTGCGCCTGACCGGCGGCGTGGACCGGGCGGCGGCCGACCGGCGGGCCACCGAGCTGCTGGAGGCCGTCGGGCTGACCGGGGCGGTGCTCGACCGCTACCCGGGCCAGCTCTCCGGCGGCATGCTGCAGCGCGTGGTGATCGCCGCGGCGCTGATGGGCGACCCGATCCTGCTGCTCGCCGACGAGCCGACCACCGCGCTCGACGTCACCAGTCAGGCCGAAGTCGTCGCCCTGCTCGGCGAGTTGCAGGAGCGCTTCGGCACCGCACTGCTCTTCGTGACGCACGACCTGGGGCTGGCCGCCGCGATCAGCGACCGGGTCTGCGTGATGTACGCGGGGCGGATCGTGGAGACCGGGCCGGCCGGGGCGTTGTTCGCCGCGCCGCGCCACCCGTACACCATGGCCCTGCTCGCGGCCACTCCGCACCTGGCCGGGCCGACCGGTCGGCTCGCCGCGATCGACGGGCAACCGCCCGATCTGCGCGAGGAGTTGACGGGCTGTTCGTTCGCCCCGCGGTGCCGGTTCGCGACCGCGATCTGCCGCGAGCAGGCCCCCGAGCCGCGACCGGCGCCCGGCGAGCCGGGCCGGCTGGCCGCCTGCCACCACAGCGACAGCCTCGAAGGGAGCGCCGCCGATGCCTGAGCCGACGACTGAGCGGACGACTGAGCCGACGACTGGACCGACGACTGCGGCCGTACTCGAAGTCACCGGCCTGCGAAGGACGTTCGGCACCGTCCGGGCCGTGGACGAGGTCTCCTTCACGCTCGCCGCGGGCGGCTCGCTCGGGATCGTCGGCGAGTCCGGCTCGGGCAAGACCAGCACCGCGAAGATCATCGTCGGACTGGACCGGGCCGACGGCGGACAGGTGCTGCTGAACGGGCGGGACCGCACCGCGCGGGCCCGGGGCAAGGCCCAGCGGCTGGCCCGGGCCCGGGAGATCCAGATGGTCTTCCAAGACCCGTTCCTCTCGCTGGACCCGCGCACCAGCGTCGAGGGGGTGCTCCGCGAGACCCTGCGGCTGCACTTCCCCGGCACCGACCACGCGGGCCGGATCGCCGAACTCCTCGACCAGGTGGGCCTCGGCACCCGCGCCGCCTCGGCGCTGCCCCGCCAACTCTCCGGCGGCCAGCGCCAGCGCGTGGCGATCGCCCGCGCGCTGGCCGTGCAGCCGACCGTGATGGTGCTGGACGAGGCGGTGGCCGCGCTGGACGTCTCGGTGCAGGCGCAGGTGCTCAACCTGCTGGCCGACATCCGCGAACAGACCGGGATCGGCTACCTGTTCATCACCCACGACCTGGGCGTGGTGCGCTGCGTCACCGAGCAGGTGATCGTGATGCGGCACGGCCGGATCGTCGAACAGGGCCGCACGGCCGAGGTGCTGGCCGAGCCCCGGCACCCGTACACCCGGCTGCTGCTGGAGTCCGTGCCGCGACCCGGCTGGGATCCGCAGCAGATCGCCGCCGCCCGCCGGGCGCTGCGGGACGGGGAAACGGGCAGGGAACCTGACGGAGAACCGATTCGCCCGGATGGCGGGGTGCGGCGCGCCGAATCCTGACCCGGCGCTCCGTATCGTGCAGCGGGTAGCCGTCACCGACCCGCACCCGAGGCCGCCATGGAGTACCCCCCGCCGTCCCGCCGCGCACTGCTGCGCTCCGGGCTGACGCTCGCCGGGCTGGCACTGGTCGAGGGCTGCTCGTCGAGTTCCTCGGACTCATCGGGCTCCTCGGGCGGGCAGCAGCCGAGCGGCTCGTCGGCCCCGACCGGCGAGAACCCCTCGGCCCCGGCCTCCACCTCGACCGCCGCGGCTGCGACGATGCCGGCCGAGTCACAGCCCCACACCCGCACCTTCATGGCCTGGCCGGCCCTGGAGGAGGCGTGGGGCGACCAACTCGGCGGCGTGCGGCAGGACATCGCGGGCCTGGCCCAGGCCATCGCCGGCTTCGAGCCGGTGGTGCTGATGGCCCGCAGCGACCAGGCCGACCAGGCCCGGCAGATGTGCGGCTCCTCGGTCGAGGTGATCGAGCTGACCGTCGACGACCTGTGGGCCCGCGACACCGGGCCGACCTTCGTGCTCGGCCCGCAGGGCCTGAGCGGAGTGGACCTCAACTTCAACGGCTGGGGCAACAAGCAGACCCACGCCAACGACAGCCAGGTGGCCCAGAACCTGCTCGCGCACTACAAGATCCCGCGCACCCAGGCGCCGATCACCGGCGAGGGCGGCGGCATCGAGGTGGACGGCGAGGGCACCCTGATGGCCTGTGAGAGCTCCTGGGTGAACGACAACCGCAACCCCGGGAAGTCCCGCGACCAGATCGAGGCCGCCTTCAAGGACCTGTTCGGGGTGACCAAGGTGGTCTGGGTCAAGGGCGTGGCGGGACAGGACATCACCGACTGCCACATCGACGCGCTGGCCCGGTTCGGCTCCACCGGTACGGTGCTGCTGCACCGGCCCGGTGCCAACACCCCGCCGGACGTCTGGAGCCAGGCCTCCGACCAGGCCCTCCAGGTGCTGAACTCGGCCACCGACGCCAAGGGCCGCAGCCTGAAGGTGGTGCAGGTCCCGGAACCGGACTTCAACCTGATCTCGGGCTCCGGCAAGAACTTCCTGGCCACCTACATCAACTACTACGTGGTCAACGGCGGGGTGATCGTGCCGAAGTTCGGCGACCAGTCGGCTGACGCCAACGCGGCGGGCATCATCCAGGACCAGTACCCGGGCCGGAAGGTCGTCCAGGTGTCGATCGACCACATCGCCTCCGGCGGCGGCGGCATCCACTGCTCCACCCAGCAGCAGCCGGCCGTGCCCAACTCCTCGGGTTCATGAGCCCGTTCGGCCGGCTGCGGCACAACCGGTTCGCGCTGCTGACACTCCTGCTGCTGGTGCTGGTCGGCGCCGGCCTGGCGCTCTACTTCAACGAGCGGGACACCCGCCAGCAGACCCGGGAGCTCTCGCTGCCCACGGTGGCCGACTGGGTGGAACTGGACATCACCGCCCAGGACATCGACTCCTCCACCCAGCAACTCACGCTCTACGTCACGGCGGTGCCGCACGGCGCACTGGCCGAGGCGACCGACTCGCCGGTCTTCGCCAAGCAGGTGGAGATCACCGCGGAGTCGGCGGCGACCGGCAGCGTGAAGACGGTGCCCGGCCGGGGCGCGAACCCGCTGCCCGTGCAGGCCGTCCTCTACGACGGCACGGAGACCGACTACCCGTTCGACCGCTACCGGTTCTCCGCCGCCTTCACCGCGAACGACGCCGACGGCGCGGTGCCGGTCGGCCTGGTCTTCGGCGACACCGACCCGTTCTTCTTCGTCCGGCCGACCAGCACGCCCGCCGCGGCCGGCTCGACCTTCCTGGACGCCAAGGTGACCCGGGCCCGCAGCACCTTCATCCTCGCCTACTTCATGATGGCGGCGATGTGGGCGCTGGCACTGGCGGTGATGGCCGGGGCCGAGGTGCTCTACCGCAGTCGGCAGGGCCTGGTCTGGCCCTCCTTGGGCTGGATGGCCGCGACGCTCTTCGCCCTGGTCGGCATGCGCAACGCGGCGCCCGGCTCGCCGCCGATCGGCTCGCTGATCGACTACGTCGCGTTCTTCTGGGCGGAGGCGATCATCGCCACCAGCCTGGTGGTCACGGTGGTCACCGGGTTCCGGGTGGAGGGCCGCAAACGCCGCGAGGCACTACTGACCTGACGATCCGTCAGTCTGCTCCCCGTCAGCCACTCGCCAGCGAGACCATCAGGGTGCGCAGCACCGCCCC
Above is a genomic segment from Kitasatospora viridis containing:
- a CDS encoding agmatine deiminase family protein; this translates as MEYPPPSRRALLRSGLTLAGLALVEGCSSSSSDSSGSSGGQQPSGSSAPTGENPSAPASTSTAAAATMPAESQPHTRTFMAWPALEEAWGDQLGGVRQDIAGLAQAIAGFEPVVLMARSDQADQARQMCGSSVEVIELTVDDLWARDTGPTFVLGPQGLSGVDLNFNGWGNKQTHANDSQVAQNLLAHYKIPRTQAPITGEGGGIEVDGEGTLMACESSWVNDNRNPGKSRDQIEAAFKDLFGVTKVVWVKGVAGQDITDCHIDALARFGSTGTVLLHRPGANTPPDVWSQASDQALQVLNSATDAKGRSLKVVQVPEPDFNLISGSGKNFLATYINYYVVNGGVIVPKFGDQSADANAAGIIQDQYPGRKVVQVSIDHIASGGGGIHCSTQQQPAVPNSSGS
- a CDS encoding DUF4436 family protein; this encodes MSPFGRLRHNRFALLTLLLLVLVGAGLALYFNERDTRQQTRELSLPTVADWVELDITAQDIDSSTQQLTLYVTAVPHGALAEATDSPVFAKQVEITAESAATGSVKTVPGRGANPLPVQAVLYDGTETDYPFDRYRFSAAFTANDADGAVPVGLVFGDTDPFFFVRPTSTPAAAGSTFLDAKVTRARSTFILAYFMMAAMWALALAVMAGAEVLYRSRQGLVWPSLGWMAATLFALVGMRNAAPGSPPIGSLIDYVAFFWAEAIIATSLVVTVVTGFRVEGRKRREALLT